One part of the Bacillus sp. FJAT-27916 genome encodes these proteins:
- the ilvA gene encoding threonine ammonia-lyase IlvA encodes MSHLVKAKQGVQVEQILIAYQKLKEKVAHTPLQLNQRLSEKYGCQVFLKREDLQHVRSFKLRGAFYAMMSLSAEELKNGVVCASAGNHAQGVAYACHELKVYGKIYMPTTTPKQKINQVAKFGKEFVEIILSGDTFDDSYAEAKKCEEADGRIFIHPFDDGNVIAGQGTVAVEILHDSEVPVDYVFASVGGGGLMAGVSSYMASVSPATKCIGVEPAGAASMKESITKGEIIKLPEIDSFVDGAAVKEVGLKTYQICQSLLHDCLVVPEGKVCSTILELYNEYAIVAEPAGALPVAALDFYREEIKGKNIVCVISGGNNDIGRMQDIKERSLQYEGLLHHFIVHFPQRAGALREFLDEVLGPGDDITRFEYTKKNNKDNGPALVGIELQCKEDYPELMKRMEKKGFSFLVVESGSSLHQLLI; translated from the coding sequence ATGAGTCATCTAGTTAAGGCAAAACAGGGTGTACAGGTGGAACAAATTCTAATTGCTTACCAGAAACTTAAGGAAAAGGTGGCTCATACCCCTTTACAGCTGAATCAGCGTTTATCAGAGAAATATGGCTGCCAGGTCTTTTTAAAAAGAGAAGATCTGCAGCATGTCCGTTCATTCAAGCTTCGAGGTGCCTTCTATGCCATGATGAGTCTCTCAGCGGAGGAATTGAAAAACGGGGTTGTGTGTGCAAGTGCGGGGAATCATGCACAAGGTGTGGCTTATGCTTGTCATGAACTGAAGGTATACGGCAAGATTTATATGCCGACGACAACGCCTAAGCAGAAGATTAATCAGGTAGCGAAGTTCGGAAAGGAATTCGTGGAGATTATTCTCTCGGGTGACACATTTGATGATTCTTATGCGGAGGCCAAGAAATGTGAGGAAGCCGATGGCCGCATATTTATTCATCCATTTGATGATGGGAATGTCATTGCCGGTCAAGGGACGGTGGCAGTGGAAATATTGCATGATAGTGAAGTCCCTGTGGATTATGTGTTCGCCAGTGTAGGGGGCGGCGGTCTTATGGCAGGTGTCTCCTCTTATATGGCAAGTGTCTCTCCAGCCACGAAGTGCATCGGAGTGGAACCAGCAGGTGCTGCCTCTATGAAGGAGTCCATCACAAAAGGGGAAATCATTAAATTACCTGAGATTGACAGCTTTGTGGATGGGGCTGCTGTAAAAGAGGTCGGCTTGAAGACCTATCAGATTTGTCAAAGCCTTCTGCATGATTGTCTGGTCGTCCCAGAGGGAAAGGTCTGCAGTACGATTCTTGAGCTGTATAATGAATATGCCATCGTAGCTGAGCCGGCAGGTGCACTGCCAGTGGCCGCCCTGGATTTCTATCGGGAGGAAATCAAAGGTAAGAATATTGTGTGCGTTATCAGCGGCGGAAATAATGATATTGGTAGAATGCAGGATATTAAGGAACGCTCTCTTCAATACGAGGGACTCTTGCACCATTTTATCGTGCATTTTCCGCAGCGGGCCGGAGCTCTCAGGGAATTTCTTGATGAGGTGCTTGGCCCGGGAGATGATATCACACGGTTTGAATATACGAAGAAGAACAATAAGGATAACGGTCCAGCGCTGGTCGGCATCGAACTCCAGTGTAAGGAAGACTATCCGGAATTGATGAAGCGGATGGAGAAAAAGGGCTTTTCCTTCCTTGTCGTGGAAAGCGGCAGCAGCCTCCATCAATTGTTAATTTGA
- a CDS encoding twin-arginine translocase TatA/TatE family subunit, whose protein sequence is MLSNIGVPGLILILLLALIIFGPKKLPEIGRAFGQTLREFKNSTKDLSNEVMSDLDDSKKEPKK, encoded by the coding sequence ATGTTGTCAAATATTGGGGTACCTGGATTAATCCTTATCCTGCTTTTAGCCTTAATTATATTTGGTCCAAAGAAATTGCCTGAGATCGGGAGAGCCTTCGGACAAACCTTGCGTGAATTCAAGAATTCGACTAAAGACCTGAGCAATGAAGTCATGAGTGACTTGGATGATTCAAAGAAGGAACCAAAAAAATAA
- the tatC gene encoding twin-arginine translocase subunit TatC → MNEKELNMVEHLEELRSRLMITVGAFILFLCLSFFFVKDIYRFFTRDLSEELIILGPSDVVWIYFMLASVVAIACTIPVLSMQIWLFVKPALKEYERKTALFYIPALFLLFIAGLCFGYFVIYPIVLNFLNELGEGVMTTAYTADRYFKFIINMSLPFAVLFELPVVMMFLTSLGILNPYVMGKIRKYAYFVLIVIAVSITPPEFLSDFIVAVPLLLLYEISVSLSKIVYKRKLRKEAQYEREHNQIHGI, encoded by the coding sequence ATGAATGAAAAAGAACTGAACATGGTAGAGCATCTGGAGGAACTAAGATCAAGGCTGATGATCACAGTAGGTGCTTTTATCTTATTTTTATGCCTGTCTTTCTTCTTCGTGAAGGATATTTACCGTTTTTTCACCCGGGATTTATCAGAAGAGCTTATTATCCTTGGACCAAGTGATGTTGTCTGGATTTATTTTATGCTGGCATCGGTAGTGGCTATTGCCTGCACGATTCCGGTCCTGTCTATGCAAATTTGGCTGTTTGTCAAACCAGCGTTAAAAGAATATGAGCGAAAAACAGCCCTTTTTTATATACCCGCCCTGTTTCTCTTGTTTATCGCGGGTTTGTGCTTTGGCTATTTTGTCATTTATCCGATTGTCTTGAATTTCTTGAATGAGCTGGGAGAAGGCGTGATGACAACGGCATACACGGCAGATCGCTACTTTAAGTTCATCATCAATATGTCCTTGCCGTTTGCTGTCCTATTCGAGCTGCCGGTTGTGATGATGTTCCTGACATCTCTCGGGATTCTCAATCCTTATGTCATGGGGAAGATTCGGAAATATGCCTACTTTGTCTTGATTGTGATTGCGGTATCGATTACTCCGCCGGAATTCCTGTCTGATTTCATTGTAGCCGTTCCGCTCTTGCTCCTTTATGAAATCAGTGTCAGTCTGTCAAAAATCGTCTATAAACGAAAGCTCCGCAAAGAAGCACAATACGAAAGGGAGCACAACCAGATACATGGAATATAA
- a CDS encoding DegV family protein — MSNIKIVTDSTLDLPKQILEENDIIVVPLSITIDGQSYVDGVDITPDEFILKMKQSEELPKSSQPPAGQILEVYNSLTADGSEVISIHMTSKMSGTVQSAQTAAQMAEGKVTVIDSKYISHGLAFQVLEAAKMAKEGKTSEEIIKRMDEIQKATRLFVVVDTLENLVKGGRIGKGKAMISSLLNIKPIASLDTGEYTPVAKVRSQSQIVKYLVKQMLQDTEGKEIKGIGITEADAMELSTKLKEAILDVTSLNDVAINPTTPIISTHTGVGAIGFMYYAE, encoded by the coding sequence ATGTCAAATATCAAAATTGTAACAGATTCCACTCTTGATTTGCCAAAGCAGATACTAGAAGAGAATGACATCATCGTAGTGCCGCTTTCAATTACCATCGATGGCCAATCATATGTGGATGGTGTTGATATTACCCCTGATGAATTTATCCTGAAAATGAAACAATCAGAGGAGCTTCCCAAAAGTTCACAACCTCCCGCAGGCCAGATTCTTGAAGTGTACAACTCCTTGACTGCAGACGGCAGTGAAGTAATCTCCATCCACATGACCTCTAAAATGAGCGGAACGGTGCAATCAGCTCAAACAGCTGCGCAAATGGCTGAGGGCAAAGTCACAGTTATAGATTCTAAATACATCTCCCACGGTTTAGCCTTCCAGGTGCTTGAAGCCGCTAAAATGGCGAAAGAGGGCAAAACCTCTGAAGAGATTATCAAACGGATGGACGAGATTCAAAAAGCAACAAGGCTATTCGTTGTTGTTGATACGCTCGAAAACCTCGTAAAGGGCGGACGAATCGGGAAAGGGAAAGCAATGATCAGCTCATTGCTTAACATAAAACCAATTGCTTCACTGGATACAGGGGAATACACACCTGTTGCAAAAGTGAGAAGCCAAAGTCAAATCGTTAAATACCTCGTCAAACAAATGCTTCAGGATACAGAAGGAAAAGAAATTAAAGGTATCGGAATAACAGAAGCTGATGCTATGGAATTATCCACTAAACTGAAGGAAGCTATTTTAGACGTTACGTCTCTGAATGATGTGGCAATCAACCCTACAACGCCAATTATCAGTACACATACTGGCGTAGGAGCGATTGGCTTCATGTATTACGCTGAGTAA
- a CDS encoding ATP-binding protein, which produces MKQLVPNLSVKMKILILTAMLLITSMILMAGIAYRMIIQYEENILMQRAEEIADLHVSYIPKEIEGILQRDPDELTERDFNILKGYLSEVIDHEAPVLLNAFLLGYSKEEGSYKHLVSSRANSLPSLSRQETREGLHELSKNGRSASFLYDSSDNESAVGLKKVSIGDGYSYILGIKINMEDVQVNDWNVAKTFIIAMVFIILLWIFIIRAFLNRLLEPINVLVEGVKKLSDGNFHVKLTKPKEPDFQPLFDQFNYMVKQLQMLFAKLVETSSRIGKATDEELPISTFDDAIKEMDNIVYNAYIQKELQKAEKMNAIGQLAASVAHEIRNPMTVVKGFLQILEDRQSIGNQEKAYIKLMMDELNRAEGIINDYLSMTKTDFESKEELLLSDFAMHIVDLMNGYALMVGNIQLHYHLDFDRPIHIYKNEVKQVLINVIKNGMEAMKEGGELSFTVTLEEPYIVFSIEDTGTGMTREQVERLGTAFYSLKDKGTGMGLMVCYQIMEKMGGRIEVDSQEGVGSIFKVYVPHT; this is translated from the coding sequence ATGAAACAACTCGTCCCCAATTTATCGGTAAAGATGAAAATATTAATTCTTACGGCGATGCTGCTTATTACGAGTATGATTTTGATGGCGGGAATTGCCTATAGGATGATTATTCAATATGAAGAAAATATACTAATGCAAAGAGCGGAGGAGATAGCAGACTTGCATGTCTCCTATATACCGAAAGAGATAGAGGGCATTTTACAGAGAGACCCTGATGAATTGACTGAAAGGGATTTTAATATCCTGAAGGGATATCTATCCGAGGTGATTGATCATGAGGCACCTGTTCTTTTGAATGCGTTTCTGCTGGGGTATTCCAAGGAAGAGGGGAGCTATAAGCATCTTGTATCATCAAGAGCGAATAGTCTTCCAAGCCTTTCTCGGCAAGAAACGAGGGAGGGACTTCATGAGCTCAGTAAGAATGGTCGTTCTGCCTCCTTTCTTTATGATTCCTCTGACAATGAGTCTGCTGTCGGATTAAAGAAGGTATCGATAGGGGATGGCTATTCCTATATTCTTGGCATTAAGATTAACATGGAGGATGTTCAAGTAAATGATTGGAATGTGGCTAAAACCTTTATCATTGCTATGGTCTTTATTATTCTATTATGGATATTCATCATACGGGCGTTCCTTAACCGACTGCTCGAGCCTATTAATGTGCTTGTCGAGGGAGTGAAGAAGCTTAGTGACGGTAATTTCCATGTTAAACTTACAAAGCCTAAGGAACCGGATTTTCAGCCGTTATTTGACCAATTTAACTATATGGTGAAACAGCTCCAAATGCTGTTTGCTAAATTAGTAGAAACATCCTCTCGCATAGGAAAAGCGACAGATGAGGAGCTGCCAATCAGTACCTTTGATGATGCAATCAAAGAAATGGATAACATCGTCTATAATGCGTACATACAAAAGGAATTACAAAAGGCGGAGAAAATGAACGCCATTGGACAGCTGGCAGCATCGGTTGCCCATGAAATCCGTAATCCGATGACAGTTGTCAAGGGATTTCTCCAAATTCTTGAGGACAGACAAAGCATTGGAAATCAGGAAAAAGCATACATAAAGTTAATGATGGATGAATTAAACCGGGCTGAAGGAATTATCAATGATTATTTATCCATGACAAAGACTGATTTTGAATCAAAGGAAGAATTGTTACTGTCTGATTTTGCTATGCATATTGTTGACCTGATGAATGGATATGCCTTAATGGTTGGCAATATTCAGCTTCACTATCATTTGGACTTTGACAGGCCAATCCATATTTACAAGAATGAAGTGAAGCAGGTGCTGATTAATGTCATAAAGAATGGGATGGAAGCAATGAAAGAGGGAGGAGAGCTAAGCTTCACTGTCACATTAGAAGAACCCTATATCGTCTTTTCAATTGAGGATACCGGAACAGGCATGACAAGGGAGCAGGTGGAGCGGCTTGGAACGGCCTTTTATTCACTAAAAGATAAAGGAACAGGCATGGGCTTAATGGTCTGCTATCAAATCATGGAAAAGATGGGCGGAAGAATCGAAGTGGACAGCCAAGAGGGAGTTGGAAGCATTTTCAAGGTTTATGTACCGCATACATGA
- a CDS encoding SCO family protein, with the protein MKSYIKALVPLLFVILAAACSSEQKIPNATDYEVESFTYTNQDGKDVSLEDLKGKVWVADFVFTSCNTVCLPMTANMKKLQERIEEEGLEDVKLISFSVDPEVDKPEVLKEYGQQFNADFTNWHFLTGYSQDEIEDFSLESFKATVQKPDGNDQVIHSVSFSLVDQEGRVVQSYSGLDDIPMDDIIQHIKMLQS; encoded by the coding sequence ATGAAATCATATATTAAAGCTTTAGTGCCATTATTGTTTGTTATTCTAGCTGCCGCTTGTTCAAGTGAACAGAAGATTCCTAATGCGACAGATTATGAGGTTGAATCCTTTACCTATACCAATCAAGACGGCAAGGATGTTTCTCTTGAAGACCTGAAGGGAAAGGTATGGGTGGCTGATTTCGTCTTTACAAGCTGCAACACCGTTTGCTTGCCGATGACAGCCAACATGAAGAAACTCCAGGAACGAATTGAGGAGGAAGGATTAGAGGATGTTAAGCTGATCTCCTTCAGTGTGGACCCGGAGGTTGACAAGCCGGAAGTATTAAAGGAATATGGCCAGCAGTTTAATGCTGACTTTACGAATTGGCATTTCTTAACGGGATACAGCCAAGATGAGATTGAGGACTTTTCTCTTGAAAGCTTTAAGGCAACTGTCCAAAAGCCGGACGGGAATGACCAGGTTATCCATTCTGTGAGCTTCTCCCTTGTAGACCAAGAGGGTAGAGTGGTTCAATCCTATTCAGGTCTGGATGATATCCCGATGGATGACATTATTCAGCATATAAAAATGTTGCAATCGTAA
- a CDS encoding SGNH/GDSL hydrolase family protein, translating to MLDKKMVSIFLVTLLLAGCGGLPFLNGKESAEHSKSYLTKSLKKDIPDDFIPTELSVVSVGDSLTQGVGASDDQEGYIPYLSAYLETNRGIKEATFTNYGVRGNRTSDLLNRLQDEQIKRDIEQADAVVITIGGNDIMKVVKEKFTNLTMADFLEASVTYEERIEKILKTIRKYNQEAEIYYIGLYNPFGKWMSAFSELDIIMDDWNEIGMEVTKSDSNAYFIRIDDIFAASDENLLYQEDYFHPNDRGYELIAARIYEEMKEKTVDSMYAVGQRNGVANNEEVDE from the coding sequence ATGTTAGACAAAAAAATGGTTTCAATATTTCTTGTCACATTATTATTAGCCGGCTGCGGGGGACTGCCCTTTCTTAATGGGAAGGAATCTGCGGAGCACTCCAAATCCTATTTGACGAAATCACTTAAGAAGGATATCCCGGATGATTTCATTCCGACAGAATTATCCGTTGTATCAGTAGGTGATTCGCTGACACAAGGTGTTGGCGCAAGTGATGACCAAGAAGGGTATATCCCCTATCTTTCTGCCTATCTGGAAACAAATCGGGGAATAAAGGAAGCAACTTTTACAAATTATGGCGTTCGTGGTAATCGAACTAGTGATTTATTGAATCGGCTTCAAGATGAACAAATAAAGCGTGACATTGAGCAGGCTGATGCAGTTGTCATCACTATTGGCGGCAATGATATTATGAAGGTAGTTAAAGAGAAATTTACCAACTTGACGATGGCAGATTTCTTAGAGGCCTCCGTTACCTATGAGGAAAGAATTGAAAAAATCCTTAAGACAATCCGAAAATATAATCAGGAGGCTGAAATTTATTATATTGGGCTATACAACCCTTTCGGCAAATGGATGTCTGCCTTTAGTGAGCTTGACATCATTATGGATGACTGGAATGAGATTGGCATGGAAGTGACGAAGTCAGATTCGAATGCTTATTTTATCCGAATTGATGATATTTTTGCAGCGTCCGATGAGAATCTGCTGTATCAGGAGGATTATTTTCATCCGAATGATCGGGGATATGAGCTGATTGCTGCTCGCATTTATGAAGAGATGAAAGAAAAGACTGTTGATAGCATGTATGCTGTTGGACAAAGGAATGGGGTGGCCAATAATGAAGAAGTGGATGAGTGA
- a CDS encoding YpmS family protein produces MKKWMSEWGLWKSLFFALLAVNLVIAGVLFYWMTRPIKDTGALEKLNENKEMVSIPFSSNKEDLNRVINHYIDEEAADSPIDYEVLLTDKLELYGTLSAFGKDVQLKVLFEPYTTDDGNILLRHRSIQIGEMNLPATFVLNYINEKYKMPEWVTINPAEKTIYLSLKEMDLKSGITVEAKKFDLRNDDIQMNLLVPVE; encoded by the coding sequence ATGAAGAAGTGGATGAGTGAGTGGGGATTATGGAAGTCATTGTTCTTTGCCTTGCTGGCCGTCAATCTTGTGATTGCCGGTGTGCTGTTTTACTGGATGACAAGGCCTATAAAGGATACAGGAGCTTTGGAGAAATTGAATGAGAACAAGGAAATGGTGAGCATTCCTTTCTCCTCAAATAAAGAAGATTTGAACAGGGTAATTAATCATTATATTGATGAAGAGGCTGCAGACAGTCCGATTGATTACGAGGTATTGCTGACAGATAAATTGGAGCTGTATGGAACGTTAAGTGCCTTCGGAAAAGATGTGCAATTGAAGGTATTATTTGAACCGTATACAACAGATGACGGAAATATCCTTCTTCGCCACCGTTCCATCCAAATTGGCGAGATGAATCTGCCGGCTACTTTCGTGCTGAACTACATCAATGAGAAATATAAGATGCCGGAATGGGTTACCATCAACCCGGCTGAGAAGACCATTTATTTATCATTAAAAGAAATGGACTTAAAGAGCGGGATAACAGTGGAGGCGAAGAAGTTTGACCTTCGCAACGATGATATCCAGATGAATTTGCTTGTTCCCGTTGAATAA
- a CDS encoding DUF4397 domain-containing protein, translated as MAANPYLYPSQSLPSRSGFYPWLNRHNGSAGQNYMPSYHHYTHNLEEIKNICKIRFYHGSSFCGTVDMYINGMKTFKDMPFNSASSYLSLTPGAYYVEVFPSGTTYPLIMHRKITIGDTPNTVVLTGKEDDPRLVVIPENHTVPHNESKVKTLHLAPSHDILQIGVKGRDVLYPSLPYKHQTDYLGLTPMTIEFELKNPEKGELLHQSGFIQFEPDKVYTMIIYEDAEGTLGITLLH; from the coding sequence ATGGCCGCCAATCCTTATCTGTACCCTTCTCAGTCCCTGCCGTCCCGGTCAGGATTCTACCCATGGCTTAACAGACACAACGGCTCAGCAGGGCAGAATTATATGCCTTCTTACCATCACTATACACATAATTTGGAGGAAATAAAAAATATATGCAAGATTCGTTTTTACCACGGTTCCTCATTTTGCGGTACTGTAGATATGTATATTAACGGCATGAAAACCTTTAAGGATATGCCCTTCAATTCAGCCAGTTCTTACTTATCCTTAACACCAGGCGCCTATTATGTTGAGGTCTTCCCATCAGGAACGACCTATCCTTTAATCATGCACAGGAAAATTACGATTGGCGATACACCTAATACAGTTGTCCTGACGGGGAAAGAGGATGATCCACGGCTGGTCGTGATACCAGAAAACCATACTGTTCCCCATAATGAATCAAAAGTGAAGACTCTTCACCTTGCTCCCTCACATGACATTCTCCAAATCGGCGTGAAGGGCCGGGATGTACTTTATCCGAGTCTTCCCTACAAACATCAGACAGACTATTTAGGACTGACCCCTATGACCATTGAATTTGAGCTGAAAAATCCCGAAAAAGGCGAGCTTCTTCACCAAAGCGGCTTCATTCAATTTGAACCAGACAAAGTGTATACGATGATTATCTACGAAGATGCAGAAGGAACCCTGGGAATCACCCTTCTGCATTAA
- the msrA gene encoding peptide-methionine (S)-S-oxide reductase MsrA — translation MEKAIFAGGCFWCMVKPFDTFPGVHKVVSGYTGGHKENPTYEEVCSGTTGHVEAVEITYDPSLITYKSIVELFWQQIDPTDAGGQFCDRGDSYKTAIFYTTEEQKAAAEESKRELAESGRFQKEIVTPILPAKTFYPAEDYHQDFYKKNKEHYESYQVSSGRAGFIKENWR, via the coding sequence ATGGAAAAAGCAATTTTTGCCGGAGGATGTTTTTGGTGTATGGTTAAACCCTTCGATACATTCCCTGGAGTACATAAGGTTGTATCAGGCTATACAGGCGGCCATAAAGAAAATCCTACTTATGAAGAGGTATGTTCCGGCACAACCGGTCATGTTGAGGCTGTAGAGATTACATATGATCCTAGTCTTATTACTTATAAGTCCATTGTTGAATTATTTTGGCAGCAAATTGACCCAACTGATGCAGGCGGTCAATTCTGTGATCGAGGCGATTCATACAAAACAGCAATCTTCTACACGACTGAGGAGCAAAAGGCAGCTGCTGAGGAATCGAAAAGAGAATTGGCTGAAAGCGGTCGTTTCCAAAAGGAAATTGTTACACCAATTCTTCCGGCTAAAACCTTCTATCCGGCAGAGGATTACCATCAGGATTTCTACAAAAAGAATAAGGAGCATTATGAATCTTATCAGGTCAGCTCTGGCAGAGCCGGCTTCATTAAGGAGAATTGGAGGTAA
- the msrB gene encoding peptide-methionine (R)-S-oxide reductase MsrB: MGKYTERINQLNEMQRHVTQSNGTEPPFRNEYYRTEEDGIYVDIVSGKPLFSSKDKYDAGCGWPSFTKPIDEDEILEKQDLSHNMNRTEVRSKEADSHLGHVFPDGPGPAGLRYCINSAALRFIPKADLEKEGYGEYLRLFE, from the coding sequence ATGGGGAAATACACGGAACGCATTAACCAATTGAACGAGATGCAGCGCCATGTGACCCAGAGCAATGGGACAGAACCGCCGTTCCGTAATGAGTATTACCGGACAGAAGAGGATGGCATTTATGTTGACATCGTCTCCGGAAAGCCTCTTTTCAGCTCGAAGGATAAGTATGATGCCGGCTGCGGTTGGCCAAGCTTTACTAAACCGATTGATGAGGATGAAATCCTGGAAAAACAGGACCTCAGCCATAATATGAATCGGACTGAGGTGAGAAGCAAAGAAGCGGACTCCCATTTAGGCCACGTCTTTCCGGATGGCCCGGGTCCGGCTGGATTGCGCTACTGCATTAATTCTGCCGCCTTGCGTTTCATACCGAAGGCTGACCTTGAGAAGGAAGGCTACGGAGAATATTTACGGCTATTTGAATAA
- a CDS encoding SGNH/GDSL hydrolase family protein codes for MTVKLKQHTIFVLSFLIAIIVILILSLRPDTVKMVDQTLSEKLNNGNTIYYVVVGDSIGRGAGAETMRDSWHGQLEKLVKQRYGARMEGQHIVQSGATAFEGLYKLRNTELLIPADIIFLVFGENDRKYMETEEFAKHYELLIREAKVRAPNAEIITFIESPLNVQSFADQIQILSDHYGAIPIDMRAAYAQSGISVKKLNKDQVHPNRRGYELYANTILAMLEDYPNRKAPALEDSLYTQGDTPFHLTKTIDSQKGFMYADSYWTAGEKGSSIRYKIEGNTVGAIIKRNPNGGMVDVFIDHQYYRTINTNWPLVKERYIILATGLEEGQHKIEFMMNDDGLRFKGLDEKPFQLGGIISANILEKEIME; via the coding sequence ATGACCGTCAAGTTGAAACAACATACTATTTTTGTACTTTCCTTCCTAATTGCCATCATTGTCATCTTAATCCTTTCGTTGCGTCCGGACACGGTCAAAATGGTGGATCAAACCCTATCCGAAAAACTGAACAATGGCAATACCATTTATTATGTAGTTGTTGGTGACAGCATCGGTAGAGGAGCCGGGGCTGAAACAATGCGGGATAGCTGGCACGGCCAACTGGAGAAGCTGGTCAAACAAAGATATGGTGCCAGAATGGAGGGCCAGCATATTGTTCAGAGTGGAGCAACAGCTTTTGAGGGATTATACAAGCTGAGAAACACAGAACTACTCATTCCTGCCGATATCATTTTCCTGGTTTTTGGAGAAAATGACCGAAAATATATGGAAACAGAAGAATTCGCTAAGCATTATGAGCTATTAATTCGCGAGGCAAAGGTCCGAGCACCGAACGCTGAAATCATAACATTCATTGAAAGCCCTTTAAACGTTCAAAGCTTTGCGGATCAAATTCAAATCTTAAGTGATCACTACGGGGCGATACCAATTGATATGCGAGCAGCATACGCTCAATCAGGCATTTCTGTGAAAAAACTGAATAAGGATCAGGTTCACCCTAACAGACGGGGATATGAACTGTATGCAAACACCATTCTCGCGATGTTGGAAGATTACCCTAACAGGAAAGCACCGGCATTGGAGGACTCGTTGTACACTCAAGGCGATACTCCTTTTCATCTAACAAAGACGATTGATTCCCAGAAAGGCTTTATGTATGCTGACAGTTACTGGACCGCTGGAGAGAAAGGCAGTTCCATCCGCTATAAAATTGAAGGCAATACGGTAGGTGCCATCATTAAGCGTAATCCAAACGGCGGCATGGTAGACGTCTTCATTGACCATCAGTATTACAGGACCATTAACACGAACTGGCCATTAGTGAAGGAGCGCTATATTATTCTTGCGACAGGGCTCGAGGAAGGGCAGCATAAAATTGAGTTTATGATGAATGACGATGGTCTCCGATTTAAAGGACTCGATGAAAAACCGTTCCAATTGGGAGGCATCATATCAGCAAATATTCTCGAAAAGGAAATAATGGAGTAA
- a CDS encoding YjcZ family sporulation protein → MYGNFGGGCNPCGYGYGGGYGYGGGYGYGCGGGFGSGFALIVVLFILLVIIGASFYCGC, encoded by the coding sequence ATGTACGGTAATTTTGGAGGCGGCTGCAATCCTTGCGGCTATGGATATGGTGGCGGATATGGCTACGGTGGCGGTTATGGATATGGCTGCGGCGGAGGTTTCGGTTCTGGTTTTGCATTAATTGTTGTTCTCTTCATCTTGTTAGTCATTATAGGCGCTTCCTTCTATTGTGGCTGTTAA
- a CDS encoding YozE family protein has translation MKSFYQYLMTYRNALKKTEMSLFAENVFYDHGFPKNSSDYHEVSHYLEMNGDYILDMSLFDEAWNAYMQHMGE, from the coding sequence ATGAAATCCTTTTATCAATATTTAATGACATACAGAAATGCCTTGAAGAAAACGGAAATGTCCTTGTTCGCCGAAAATGTGTTTTATGACCACGGGTTTCCGAAGAATTCCTCTGATTATCATGAAGTCAGCCATTATTTAGAAATGAATGGCGATTATATTCTTGATATGAGTCTTTTTGATGAGGCGTGGAATGCGTACATGCAGCATATGGGGGAATAA